DNA from Streptomyces sp. NBC_01551:
GGGCGAGGGCGTCCAGGAAGGAGTTCGCGGCGGCGTAGTTGCCCTGACCGGGGGCGCCGAAGACGCCGGCCGCCGAGGAGAAGAGGACGAACGCCGACAGGCCGAGCTCGCGGGTCAGCTCGTGGAGGTGGAGCGCGGCGTCGGCCTTGGGCCGCAGGACGGCGTCGAGGCGTTCGGGCGTGAGCGAGTCGATGACACCGTCGTCGAGGACGCCGGCGGTGTGGACGACCGCGCGCAGCGGATGCGCGGCGGGTATCGCGGCCAGGGCGGCGCCGAGCGCCTCCCGGTCCGCCGCGTCGCACGCGGCCCAGGTCACGTCGGCGCCGAGCTCGTTGAGCTCGCGCGTCAGGTCCGCCGCGCCGGGCGCCGTGTCGCCGCGACGGCTCAGCAGCAGCAGGTTCCGTACACCGCGTTCGGTGACGAGGTGCC
Protein-coding regions in this window:
- a CDS encoding beta-ketoacyl reductase codes for the protein PAEVSGAVLDAVLAAQEPQLALREGAAHAPRLARVASGTPAEAPAYDPEGTVLVTGAAGTLGRLVARHLVTERGVRNLLLLSRRGDTAPGAADLTRELNELGADVTWAACDAADREALGAALAAIPAAHPLRAVVHTAGVLDDGVIDSLTPERLDAVLRPKADAALHLHELTRELGLSAFVLFSSAAGVFGAPGQGNYAAANSFLDALA